ATCGCGCGCTCGTGGCGCATCGCGCCGGTCGCGACCCACATTCGCTGGAGCAACGAGACGCCCTCGGCCGCGAACCCGGTCTCCTCACGGAGTTCACGCGCGCCCGCCTCGGTGGCGGACTCGCCGTCCTCGATGATCCCGGCGGGCAGTTCGAGGTGGGTCTGGGCGATTGCGGGACGATACTGCTCGACGAAGAGCACCTCCTCGCCCGTCGAGGCCACGATCACGGCCGCGGGCGCGAGCTCGGCCCAGTAGTACTTCTTCTCCGAGCCGTCGGGCTGTTCGACCAGGTCGTACCCGCCAGTATACCAGCCCGTTTCGTACTCGGTCACCGATTCGAGGACCGTCCAGTCGTCGGCTTCGCTCATGGTCCTCCTGTGTCCTCGTCGGATAAAGCGTCCCGGTTACCGGTCGTCGTCGAACAGCGGCCGATAGAGCCGACCGAACGCCTGTCTGCGTAGGGTACCGCGCGCCGCCTCGGGTTCGTTCTGATAGGTCGCGGCGACCGCCTCGCCGTCGAAGGCGTGCCACACCACGCGGTCGACGTTCTCGCTGCCCATCACCGACACCTCGCCCGAGAACTCCTCGTGCCACGCCTCGAACGCCTCGCGGGTGTCGTCTCGGATCTCCAACAGCGAGGAAAACAGCGCGTCGCGTGCGGTCTCGACCACCTCGCCGGTGACGCGTTCGCGGTACTCCTCGCGGTCGAACGCCATCGCCTTCGCGACCTCGCGGGTCACGAGCTGCGCGCTCGGTCCGACCGACGCGTAGAGCTCGCGGGCCTCCTCGGGGTCCGCGGGCGCCAGCCAGCCGTCGGTTTCGCTCATACCCCTCGTACCGCTGCTGGCCTTATTCCTCCTCGGATTCGTACATCTCGCGGGTCATCGCCTGTGCCTCCGCGAGGACCTCGCTCGCCTCGCCGCCCATCGCCTGGCGGCCGCGCTGGGGCGGAACCGCGTCCTCGAGACGGCCGGAGC
The Halalkalicoccus subterraneus genome window above contains:
- a CDS encoding NUDIX hydrolase codes for the protein MSEADDWTVLESVTEYETGWYTGGYDLVEQPDGSEKKYYWAELAPAAVIVASTGEEVLFVEQYRPAIAQTHLELPAGIIEDGESATEAGARELREETGFAAEGVSLLQRMWVATGAMRHERAIVFAEGLTPVEQELDDNEFLSVRSVPVEEALDRGREEPTNDATVEGLLLAREEGLL
- a CDS encoding DUF5809 family protein codes for the protein MSETDGWLAPADPEEARELYASVGPSAQLVTREVAKAMAFDREEYRERVTGEVVETARDALFSSLLEIRDDTREAFEAWHEEFSGEVSVMGSENVDRVVWHAFDGEAVAATYQNEPEAARGTLRRQAFGRLYRPLFDDDR